GGCTGGAAGTGGGCCTCGGCCTGGAGGTCCGGCTGGTACTCGGCCTGGAGGTCCGGCTGGTACTCGGCCGGGCTGTCGTAGCCGGTCTCGTATCCGGCGTCGACCGTGAACTCGGGCGCCGGGCTGAACTCCTGCTCCGGCGTGAACTGTTGTGGTACGTGGGCCTCCGCGCCCGTGTTCCAGGCGGTGGCGTCGTACGAGCCGGTATCGAAGGCGGGCGCCGCCCACTGTCCGGTCGCGTCGTAAGCGAAGGTGGCCGCGGCGGTCTCGTACTGACCGGTCTGCGCGGTCTGGTTCCAGGCGCCGGCGTCCCACTGGCCGGTGGCGTCGTACTCACCCGCCGTGTCGTACTGACCGGTGGTTTCGTACTGGCCGGTGGTGTCGTGCTGCCCGGCCGTACCCCATTGGCCCGTGGTGTCGTACTGGCCGGTGGTGTCGTACTGACCCGTCATGTCGTACTGCGGGAATTGCTGCGTCTGCTGAGGCTGTTGTGCCTGCTGCGTGGCGTAGACGTCGTAGCCGGCGGTCTGATGAGACCCGGTGTTCCATTGGCTGCTGTCGTGCTGACCGCTGTGGCCCGCCTCGTAACTGCCCGGAAGGGCGCCGAAGAGGGGATCGGCGTCGAAGCTGCCAGTGGAGTACTCGTCGTATCCGACGTACCCGGCGTGGGCGTGCTGGTCGTTCACCAACTTCTCTCTCGCCTCGGCAGCAGGACCTGGTTTCCGGGGCCCGGGAGAGCGGGGGAGCCCCAGAGGGAAAGCAGTGGCGCGACTGTACCCGGCGGTATGCGACGGCGACAATCTTCGGCAGGTTTTAGGCAATCAGGAAACGGGCATTCGGCCGTCTTTCGGGGGACTGCGGGCACAGCTTTGGCCCTACGTTCGAAAAGTGTTCGACATTGGCTGTCCGGCCGGACGCTGAATCGGGCGCCGAATCAGGCGACGGAGGCGGCTCCCGAAGTGCCTGCCGCCGACTCGCTCGATTCGAGCGCCTGGCGGATTCCGGTCGCGACGGCGGAGTGGACGGGAAGGGCGAGATGCCCGATTCCGCTGACGCGCACGTTCTGCGCGATGAGGTCCGGGTGGTCGATGCAGGCCGTCTCGACCGGGACCATCACCTGGTCGAGGTCGCTCCAGAAGCTGACGAACCGGGTACGGCAACCTGGTGCGGGCGCGCGCAGCTCCTCGAGCACGGCGGATCCCGGACGCATCTGGCGAACTATGGGATGCGCGCTCGCGAGCGGGGCGACGGTGGTGCCCGAGTGCGGAGTGCCGAGCGTGACCAGGGTGCGTACCCGCTGGTCACCGCCGAGGCACTGCACGTAGTAGCGGGCGATCAGGCCGCCGAGGCTGTGCCCGACGATATCGACCTCGCGGTGTCCCGTACGTGCGCAGATCTCCTCTATGTGCCGGCCGAGCAGATCGGCGGCGGCGCGGATGTCGCACGTCAGAGGGGAGTAGTTGAGGCACTCGAGATGGCGCCAGCCGTGCCGGGCGAGGGAGCGGCGGAGCAGGACGAAGACGGAGCGGTTGTCGACGAAACCGTGGAGCAGGACGGCGGGCGGGTGCGACAGGCCCGTGCCGGTCGGCAGGGTCGCGGTGTGGGGCGGAAGCTCGGCGCTACTCGGTCCGGGGTGGTCGGAGGCGGGGCGGTCGGGGGTGCGGCGCTCCGGGGTGAGGCCGGAAGGGTAGAGGAGCAGATGCCCGGCGAGGATCGCCAGCTCGAGGGCGGTGGCCCGCAGCAGCGCGGCCGAGATCCTTAGGTGTCGCACGGAGCGCAGACACAGCGGAAAGGGCAAGACCTTCATGGCCGACCTCCCGAATGGCACGCTGGAGACGGCTCCGTCCCCCGTTGTGCCCTCATGGGGCGCCGCTCAGGCTCTTGTACGGCTCTGTGCCCGTGCCGGGCCGGTGTCGAAGGGGTCGCAGCACCGCGCCGTGCGGCTGACGGCGCGGTGCTGCGACGACCCTGTAGCGGCTCCCCGTGCGACCTCCCCGCGCGGCTTGTGTGCCGCGTGATGCGGGTACGACGCATAGCGAACATGTCCCATGTGTGATTTCCCCCTCGCTATCCACCGTGAAACGGCGGGTTGCGGGATGCTGGAGATAACGTTCGTTCACTTGCCCGGACCTTGGTCGGTACGGGACCCGTGCCCGTGGCGGCGCAGTCGGTATGTGGAGGCAGTGATGGGTGTGACTGGTCCAATCCGCGTGGTGGTGGCCAAGCCGGGTCTCGACGGCCACGATCGCGGGGCCAAGGTGATCGCGCGGGCCCTGCGCGACGCCGGTATGGAGGTCATCTACACCGGGCTCCACCAGACCCCTGAGCAGATCGTGGACACGGCGATCCAGGAGGACGCCGACGCGATCGGCCTGTCCATCCTGTCCGGGGCGCACAACACGCTGTTCGCGAAGGTGATCGAGCTGTTGAAGGAGCGCGAGGCGGAGGACATCAAGGTGTTCGGCGGCGGCATCATCCCGGAGGCGGACATTGCTCCGCTGAAGGAGAAGGGCGTCGCGGAGATCTTCACGCCGGGAGCGACGACGGCGTCGATCGTCGACTGGGTCAACGCGAATGTCCGCCAGCCTGCGGAAGCGTGACCGACGCGGGTGACTGTTGCCGGGTGCGGACCCCTATTGCCCGGGCCCGGGTCATCCGGCTCCTTGCAGGTGAAGGCGAGGCGTGTTGCCCGGGCCGGGTCTTGCCGGGTGCGGTCTCCGGCGCCCGAGGCCTGCTTGGCCAGCGACCGCCTCACCGGAGCGGCGTAAAGCTGCCGCATGGCGGGGCACGGGGTGTCAGCCGCGCGGTCTGGCGCAGCTACCTCCGGCCCGTGCCCATGGCCCCGCACCTCCGAGCATGCCCAGCGGCCCAGCGGCCCAGCGGCCCAGGTGCCCGTGGCCCGGCCCGCGCCCCGCTGGTCCCGTATCCCTGCCCCGGCCCCTATTCCGCCGGACCCCGCAGCTCCGCCCCCATCGTCGCGCGCAGCCGCAGCGTCGAGACCAGGCGCTGGAACGCCTCCGACCAGTAACCGCCCGCGCCCGGTGACGCTCCCTCCGGCTCGTCGGGCGTGGCCGTGAGGATCTCCAGGCGGCCGGCCTCCTCCGGCGCCAGGCAGCGCTCGGCCAGGCCCATCACTCCGCTGAAGCTCCACGGGTAGCTCCCCGCGTCCCGCGCGATGTCGAGCGCATCGACCACCGAACGGCCCAGCGGCTCCGACCACGGCACCTGGCAGACCCCCAGCAGCTGGAACGCCTCCGACAGCCCGTGCGCAGCGATGAATTCCGCGACCCAGCCCGCCCGTTCACCGGCCGGCAGCGCCGCGAGCAGCTTCGCCCGCTCGGCGAGCGACGTCGTGCCGGGCCCGGTCTCCGGTGGGGTGCCCGGTGGGCCGAGGAGGGCCCGGGACCACTCCGCGTCCCGCTGCCGCACCGCCGCCCTGCACCACGCCGCGTGCAGCTCGTCCCCCCAGTCGTCGGCGACGGGCAGCGCGACGAGCTCGTCGGCCGTGCGCCCGCCGAGCCGCACCGGCCAGGTCGCCATGGGCGCCGCCTCGACCAACTGGCCCAGCCACCAGGATCGTTCGCCCCGTCCCGACGGCGGATTCGGCACCACGCCGTCGCGCTGCATATCGGCATCGCACTCGTGCGGCGCCTCCACCACGATCGCCGCGTCGGCTCCGTCACCACTGCGGTCCAGGCTTATGCACGAAGCCGCCCGCGCCGCCATCCGCCCGGCGAGCGCGGAATGCGGCAGTGCCGAGAGCAACTCGGCCGCCGTGGCGCGGACATTGCGGCTGCGGTCGGAGAGGGCCTTTTCCAGGAACGCCTCGTCCGCGTCGGACAGTCCCGTACGCAATGAGTCCAGGAACATCAGCCGGTCCTCGGCACGCTCCGTGGACCAGGTCGCCGCCAGCAGCGCCAGCGCCTTGTCCGCGTCGTGCGCCCGTACGGCGGCCAGCAGCGCGACCCGCTCGGCGAACAGCCCTTCCTCCCAGAGGCGTCGGACGGCCTCCGCGTCATCCGTGTCCAGCGTGGGGCCGCCGGACGCGCCGCGCAGCGCGAACTTCCACTCCGGGTTGAGCCGGGCGAGCCACAGCCCGCGCGGCCCGGCGAAGGTGAGAGCCTGCGGGCGCAGATCCGTACGCGCACGGGCCGCGTCCAGCAGTGCGGGCAGCACGGACGCCGGCGCCTGGTACTTGTGATCGTTGGCCGCGGCCAGCCACTGGGGGAGCAGTTCGGTCAGATCCGGCGCCGTACCGCGCCGCCCCCCGGCGGACGGGGCGGACCGGTCTGCCAGCAGCTGGGCGAGCCGGCGCCGGGCGGGCGGGGGCAGCCGCGGCCGCGCGTCGTGCGGCGCGGGCTCAGGTAGAGCGGCGGCGGGTGCGGGCAGCAGTCCCGCCCTGCGCCGTACGGTCTGCACGGCCGCGGCGTCCAGCAGCCCGGCTGGCGCGTGCTTGCCCGGTGTCAGGACTTCGGCCGGCGGCGTACGGCGGTCGGTGCCGAGAAGAGCCGAGGTGACGAGCTCTTCCCAGAGTGAGGTGCTGGTGGTGCCAGTCATGGGTCCTCCGTACGTTCAGATGAGCGGGACCGTCTCCGACCCGTCCTCGGACCAGGCGGCGAGCGGCGAGAAGCCCTGGTGGCCGCACTCGCCGAAGACGGTGACCGGCCCGCCGCCGGAGAGCGCCACGAGCTTCAGCAGCCCGGAGCGGGCGAGCGCGGCGGGCGCGATGGGCAGCGCGGTCCCGCCGTCGCCGTCCGCCAGTTGCCACCCTGGGCTCGTGGGGACGGGTATGACTCCGCTCAGAGTCACCGGCCAGGAGTCCAGCCAGGGATCGTCCCGCAGCGCCCGCCCGTACGCATCGAGGGCCGCCGCGGTACACCCTCCCGGCGGAGGTGACGCGATCGCGACGGGGGCGCCGAACTGCTCGCCCAGGTCCGCCCGCAGCTGCCCCGCGCCCGCGTACGGAGTGAGCTCCGCGTCGATCGTCAGCCCCACCGGAAGCGCCTGCTGCGGGGACCGGCCTGCCGCGCCGAAGGAGAGCAGCAGCGCCGCGCGCCCGGATTCCCACCCGTACAGCCAGATGCGGCGGGTGGTGATTTTGCCGTCCGAGGAGTCGTACTGGGCCAGGATCAGCCAGCGGTCCCGGACCGGCGGGCCCGCGGCCGGCGAGGTGAGGCCGACCCGGGTGCGGACCGTTGCTGCCAGCGGCTCCGGCAGCCGCTCGATGCCCAGCCAGGCCGCGTCCAGCAGATGGATCAGCGCGCACTCCTCCAGCAGCCGCACCGGCCAGCCCGGCCCGGAGCCCGGGATCGTGCCCAACTCCCGCACCCGCGCGGCCAGGCCCGGTGCCTGCGCGTCGACCATGCGGGCCGCGGTCTCCTCCCACAGCCCGTACCCCGACTGCTCGGCCGCGGCCAGGCCGCCGCGCAGCAGATCCGCCAGCCGCCGCTCCAGCTCCGTCGCTCCCGCGGTGATCCGCCCCGCCCGGCGTTCGGCCCGGCGCCTGGCCGCCTCCGGGTCGGCGGACTTCGCGGACTGTCCCGTGCCCGCTTCGCTCTGTTCCTTGTCCGTGGCGCGTTTTCGGCGCCCTTCCAGCCACTCCTCGGCCCAGTCCGGGGTCGTGGAGTCCCGTACCGCCTCCTCGTCCGCCGCCCAGAGCAGCAGCAGCCCCAGCGCGTGCTTGCACGGGAACTTCCGGCTCGGGCAACTGCACTTGTAGGCGGGGCCCGTGGTGTCGACAACCGTCTGGTACGGCTTGCTGCCGCTGCCCTTGCACAGGCCCCAGACGCCCCCCGAGCCGCTGCTCCCCGCACCGGACCACGGCCCGGCCGCGCCGAGTTTGTTTCCCGCTCTGCGTGACGCGTCGTCAGGAGCCAGAGCCAGCACCTGTTCCGACGTCCAGCGCACCCCCTGCTGATTCATGGGAACGACGCTACGGGCCACCACTGACAATCGGCTCCGACCTGCGGAAACGGTCGATTGTCAGTGGCATGGTGCACGGTGGAACTCACATCGGGTCGAACGATCTGGAACCGATCTGGAGGGGGATCCATGACCGTGTCCGAAACCGGCGCAGCCACCGGCGCCGAGGCCCTGCGGCCGCACGCCGAGGATGCTTTCGCCGACGAGCTCAAGACGCTCGCCGCGGCCGACGACCGGCCGCGGCCGGCCAGATGGCGGCTGTCGCCGTGGGCCGTAGCCACCTATCTGCTCGGCGGCACGCTGCCCGACGGCACGGTGATCACACCCAAGTACGTGGGGCCGCGCCGGATCGTCGAGGTGGCCGTCACCACTCTGGCCACCGACCGGGCACTGCTGCTCCTCGGCGTGCCGGGCACCGCCAAGACCTGGGTCTCCGAACATCTCGCCGCGGCCGTCAGCGGCGACTCGACCCTGCTCGTGCAGGGCACGGCGGGCACGCCGGAAGAGGCGATTCGCTACGGCTGGAACTACGCGCAGCTGCTCGCCCACGGCCCAAGCCGGGACGCGCTGGTGCCGAGCCCCGTCATGCGCGCGATGTCAGAGGGCATGACCGCTCGGGTCGAGGAGCTCACCCGTATCCCCGCGGACGTGCAGGACACTCTGATCACGATCCTTTCCGAGAAGACGCTGCCCATCCCTGAGCTGGGGCAGGAGGTGCAGGCGGTCCGCGGGTTCAATCTCATCGCCACCGCCAATGACCGCGACCGCGGGGTCAACGACCTCTCCAGCGCGCTGCGCCGCCGGTTCAACACCGTCGTGCTGCCGCTGCCCGCCACACCGGAGGCCGAGGTCGACATCGTGTCGCGCCGCGTCGACCAGCTGGGGCGCTCGCTCGATCTGCCGGCCGCGCCGGAGGGACTGGAGGAGATCCGCCGTGTGGTCACCGTCTTCCGGGAGTTGCGGGACGGGGTCTCGGCAGACGGTCGCACCAAGCTCAAGTCGCCCTCGGGGACGCTCTCCACGGCTGAGGCGATCTCCGTGGTCACGGGCGGTCTCGCGCTCGCCGCGCACTTCGGGGACGGCGTGCTGCGCCCTGGTGATGTGGCGGCCGGCATCCTCGGCGCGGTCGTACGCGACCCGGCGGCGGACCGGGTCATCTGGCAGGAGTACCTGGAGACGGTGGTCCGAGAGCGCGACGGGTGGAAGGACTTCTACCGCGCCTGCCGCGAGGTGAGCGTATGACCGGCCCCCTGCTGCTTGGCGTCCGCCACCACGGGCCGGGCTCGGCACGGGCGGTGCGGGCCGCGCTGGAGGCGGCGTCGCCCGCGGTCGTGCTGATCGAGGGACCGCCGGAGGGCGACGCGCTGCTGGCGCTCGCCGCGGACGAGCAGATGCGCCCGCCGGTCGCCCTTCTCGCGCACGCGGTGGACGACCCGGGGCGGGCGGCGTTCTGGCCGCTGGCCGAGTTCTCCCCGGAGTGGGTGGCGCTCCGCTGGGCGCTCGGACGCGGGGTTCCGGTCCGGTTCATCGACCTCCCCGCGGCGCATTCGCTGGCGCCGGCGGCGGAGGAGGAGTCGGCGAGCCCGGAAACCGCCGACGGCGAGCCAGGTCCACCTGCCGGGGCCGAGCCGCCCGAGGGTGGCGGTGCCGGGGCTGGTGCACCCGGAGCGGGGGCGGACAGCGTCGACCCCGGAGGCCCGGGGCCGGTCGGACCGAGCGGGGTCGCACCGCTTTCGGGCCAGCCGCCCGAGGGCGGCGGTGCGGGGGCCGCCGGGGGTCCGGAGGCAACACCGGGAGCGGCCGGGCCCGCAGGAACCCTGGCGCCCGACGGGGGGACGCCCGGTGCGCAGGGTGGCGACGGCGCGGGGCCGCACACGGTCGGGCCCGAGCACGAGCGCGGTGCGCCCGACCCCAGTGGGCTGCGGATCGATCCCATCGCCGTGCTTGCCGAGACGGCCGGATACGACGATCCCGAGCGGTGGTGGGAAGACGTCATCGAGCATCGCGGTACGGCAGCCCACGCGGCGGACGCCCGCGCGCCCTTCGCCGCACTCGGGGACGCCATGGCCGCGCTGCGCGAGACGTACGGGCACGGCGGACACGACCGTGATCTCGCCCGCGAGGCACATATGCGGATCCAACTCCGGGCCGCGCGGAAGGAGTTCGGAGACGAGGTCGCCGTCGTCTGCGGCGCCTGGCATGTGCCCGCGCTCGAGGAGAAGACCACCCTCGCGGCCGACAAGGCCCTTCTCAAGGGGCTGCCCAAGGTCAAGACCGAGATGACCTGGGTGCCCTGGACCTACCGCAGGCTCGCCCGGCACAGCGGATACGGCGCCGGCATCGACTCGCCCGGTTGGTACGGGCATCTCTTCGGCGTGGCCGACCGGCCCATCGAGCGCTGGATGACCAAGGTCGCCGGGCTGCTGCGTGACGAGGACAGGCTGGTCTCCTCCGCCCATGTCATCGAGGCCGTACGGCTCGCCGAGACTCTCGCCGCCATGCGAGGCCGGCCCCTCGCCGGGCTTACCGAGACGACCGACGCGATACGGGCCGTGATGTGCGAGGGCTCCGACGTGCCGCTCGACCTCATCCGGGACCGGCTCGTCGTCGGGGATGTGCTCGGCGAGGTGCCGGACGCCGCGCCCGCCGTGCCGCTGCAGCGTGACCTGACCCGGCTTCAGCGAAGCCTGCGGATCAAACCGGAGGCGCTCGAGCGGGAGCTGGAGCTGGACCTGCGCAAGGAGACAGACGCGGCGAAGAGCCGGCTGCTGCACCGGCTTCGGCTGCTCTCCATCGGCTGGGGCGAGCCCGTCACAGGGCGGGGGAGCACCGGCACATTCCGGGAGAGCTGGCGGCTGCGCTGGGAGCCGGAGCTCTTCGTCAAGGTGGCGGAGGCCGGAGTGTGGGGCACGACCGTGCTCTCCGCCGCCACGGCCAAGGCCGAGTCGAGGGCGGTGTCCGCCACCGCCCTCGCCGAGGTCACCGCGCTCGCCGAACAGTGCCTGCTGGCCGAACTGCCCGACGCGCTGCCCGTGGTGATGCGGGCGCTGGCCGACCGCGCCGCACTCGACGCGGACGTCGGTCATCTCGCCCAGGCACTGCCGGCCCTTGCCCGCTCGCTGCGGTACGGGGACGTGCGGTCGACCGACACGGTCGCGCTCGGTGAGGTCGCGGCCGGTATTGCCGAGCGGATCTGCGTCGGCCTGCCCCCCGCTTGCACCGGACTCGACGCGGACGGCGCGGCCGGGATGCGGGGCCATCTGGACGGCGTGCACACCGCGATCGGGCTGCTGCCGAAGGGCCGTGAGCTGATCGAACGCTGGGGATCGGTCCTGCATCGGCTCGCGGCCCGCGACACCGTGCCCGGAGTCATACGCGGCAGGGCGGCACGGCTGCTGCTGGACGACGGACGGCTCGAGGAGGACGAGGCCGCACGGCTCATGGGCCTCGCGCTGTCGGTCGGCACACCGCCCGCCGACGCGGCCGCCTGGATCGAGGGTTTCGTCGGCGGTGCTTCCGGCGGCGGAATGCTCCTGGTCCACGACGAGCGCCTGCTCGCACTCGTGGACGCCTGGCTGAGCGGCGTGCCCGCGGACGCGTTCACCGACGTGCTGCCGCTGCTGCGCCGCACCTTCTCCGCCTACGAACCGGGCGTGCGCCGCACCCTGGGCGAGCTGGTCCGGCGCGGACCCGCGGCGGCGTCCGGTCCCGCACACGCCGAGTCCACGATGCCCGGTTTCGGCGCCGGCCTCGACGGGCAGCGGGCGGACGCGGTGCTGCCGGTGCTGCACCTGCTCCTCGGAATCGACGACAACGACCTCGCGGGGGTGGCCCGATGAGCACGGCGACAGAGAACGAGACCGCCGGCGAGAGCGCTGCCGCGAGCGCGAGTGGAACCGGGGGCGAGCGGCTGCGGCGGTGGCGGCTCGTGCTGGGCGGCGACGCCGCCGACGGAACCGGCTGCGCGCTCAGCGGCACCGACGCGGCGATGGACGGCGCCCTGAACGCCCTCTACGGCACCGGCAAGGACAAGGCCGGCAACCGCACCGGCAACCGCTCGGCCGGGCTCGGGGCGTCCGCACCGTCCGTCGCGCGCTGGCTCGGCGACATCCGCACCTACTTCCCGAGCTCCGTCGTCCAGGTCATGCAGCGTGACGCGATCGACCGGCTCGGGCTGTCCACGCTGCTGCTTGAGCCGGAGATGCTGGAGGCCGTGGAGGCGGACGTCCATCTCGTCGGCACCCTGCTCTCCCTCAACAAGGCGATGCCCGAGACGACCAAGGAGACGGCCAGGGCCGTCGTACGCAAGGTCGTCGACGATCTCGAGAAGCGGCTCGCGACGCGCACCAGGTCCACCCTCACCGGCGCACTCGACCGGTCCGCGAGGATCAGCCGCCCGCGCCACCGGGACATCGACTGGGACCGGACCATCCGGGCCAATCTCAAGAACTACCTTCCGGAGTTCAACACCGTCGTCCCCGAGCGGCTCATCGGATACGGACGCGCGTCCCAGTCGGTCAAGAAGGACGTGGTGCTCTGCATCGACCAGTCGGGCTCCATGGCGGCGTCCGTCGTCTATGCCTCCGTCTTCGGCGCGGTCCTCGCATCCATGCGCTCCATCGCCACGCGTCTCGTCGTCTTCGACACCGCCGTCGTCGACCTCACCGACCAGCTCGACGACCCGGTGGACGTCCTCTTCGGCACTCAACTCGGCGGCGGCACCGACATCAACAGAGCGCTCGCGTACTGTCAGTCGCAGATCACCCGCCCCGCCGACACCGTTGTCGTGCTCATCAGCGACCTCTACGAGGGCGGTATACGGGACGAGATGCTGAAGCGGGTCGCGGCGATGAAGGCGTCCGGTGTGCAATTCGTCGCACTGCTGGCGCTCTCGGACGAGGGGACGCCGGCGTACGACCACGAGCACGCGGCGGCGCTGGCGGCCCTGGGCGCACCGGCGTTCGCCTGTACGCCGGATCTTTTCCCGGATGTGATGGCCGCCGCGATCGAGAAGAGACCATTGCCCATATCGGACATGGTGACTCATCAGTAACAGGGGGCTTGCGTCCCCCCGGGAGGCTCGTGCGAGCATCGTCCCGATCCCCCGCGGAAGGTCCACTTCCGCCGACCGAGAAGGTTCCTCTCACTGTGACCGTCGCAGCCGCTCGTTCCGCTGCCGTCCTGTGCGCACTGCGCCGGGCGGCGGGCGAGCGGCGTGCGCTGCAAGTGGTGCTGTTCCTCGGGGGACTTATGGCCCTCGGGTGTCTCTACGGCGGCCAGGCGCACGCGTCGGAGTCGGCGGGTATGCCGGAATCGACGGTGTCGGCCGAGACCAAGGTGAGCGTCGCGCCGCCGACCCGGCCGGCCCCGGCGCGGGAACTGCGGCGCGTGGCGGCGGACTCCGCCGACGCCCGCCCCGCCGACACGGTCGACGCCGCGAAGTCCGTGCAATCCGTGCGTCCGGGCCGACCCGGCCGGGCCGCGCAGCCCGTCCAGACCGTTCGCCGAGTGGTGAAGCCGGTCGCGGACACTGTGCGGGGCGTCGTACTGCCGGTGGCCCGGCCGCTGACCGGGGCTCTCAGCGAGACACTGAACGGGTTCCTCCCTGTGCCGCTGCCGCCTCCGGGCGACGACGCGGACCAGGGCCTCACGCCGCAGTACCCCGCCGACAGGCCCGTGGGAGACTCCGCGGACCGCTTCACGGCCGACAACCTCGCGGAGTTCGCCGTCCCTGCCCGGTGGTCCGGCGCAACAGCCACCACGGCCGGTCCGGTCGGCGGGTACGACGGTGCCTCTGGTCTCAGACAGGCCGAAGTCCGGTACGAGGGGCCCGCAACGGCACCCGCGCCGGCTCAAGTCCCCGGCAAGCCCTGCGACTCCACCCACGGCGTCCTGCAGCAGTCCGGCGAGAGTCACACACCGCGTACGGGAGACCAGCACGCGGCCACGAGCGTCTACGGCACGCCGTTCGCGCTCGTACCGGGCGCGGGCTGGGTCGCAGCCGAAACGCCGACCCGCGAACGACCGCGCGACATCCTCGAATTCCCCGGCTAGGGCAGTCCTTTCCCCCGCTCAAGACCTGCCGCGCGGGGGCGGGACAGGTCTGCCCGCCAACCGGATAGTTCCGGACAGCCGAACGAATTCGAAGGATTTGACGTAAGCATGCATAAGAACATCCGCCGATCCATAGCCGTCGCTGCCACGGCCACCGGCATGTGGGCTCTCGGGACCGCCGCGGCCAGCGCCGACGAGGTGCACGTCTCCGTTCCGCACTCCACGCCCGACGAGGCGGCCGACGCCGTCGAGGACGTCAAGGCCGTCGACGTGGTCAAGGATGCCAAGGACGCCGCCACCGTCCAGGGCGCCAAGGACGCCGCCGCCGACGCCAAGGGCACCGCAGCCGGCAGGACCGCTCAGGCCAGGGGCACGGCTACCGGCACCGCTGCCCAGGCCCGCCACTACGCCGAGGCCGGGCTCCCGGCGTACCAGGTCCCGGCCACACCCGACGCGGCCGACGTCCAGGGCGAGATCGACTACCTCTTCGGTCC
This portion of the Streptomyces sp. NBC_01750 genome encodes:
- a CDS encoding alpha/beta fold hydrolase, whose translation is MKVLPFPLCLRSVRHLRISAALLRATALELAILAGHLLLYPSGLTPERRTPDRPASDHPGPSSAELPPHTATLPTGTGLSHPPAVLLHGFVDNRSVFVLLRRSLARHGWRHLECLNYSPLTCDIRAAADLLGRHIEEICARTGHREVDIVGHSLGGLIARYYVQCLGGDQRVRTLVTLGTPHSGTTVAPLASAHPIVRQMRPGSAVLEELRAPAPGCRTRFVSFWSDLDQVMVPVETACIDHPDLIAQNVRVSGIGHLALPVHSAVATGIRQALESSESAAGTSGAASVA
- a CDS encoding cobalamin B12-binding domain-containing protein, with protein sequence MGVTGPIRVVVAKPGLDGHDRGAKVIARALRDAGMEVIYTGLHQTPEQIVDTAIQEDADAIGLSILSGAHNTLFAKVIELLKEREAEDIKVFGGGIIPEADIAPLKEKGVAEIFTPGATTASIVDWVNANVRQPAEA
- a CDS encoding DUF5691 domain-containing protein: MTGTTSTSLWEELVTSALLGTDRRTPPAEVLTPGKHAPAGLLDAAAVQTVRRRAGLLPAPAAALPEPAPHDARPRLPPPARRRLAQLLADRSAPSAGGRRGTAPDLTELLPQWLAAANDHKYQAPASVLPALLDAARARTDLRPQALTFAGPRGLWLARLNPEWKFALRGASGGPTLDTDDAEAVRRLWEEGLFAERVALLAAVRAHDADKALALLAATWSTERAEDRLMFLDSLRTGLSDADEAFLEKALSDRSRNVRATAAELLSALPHSALAGRMAARAASCISLDRSGDGADAAIVVEAPHECDADMQRDGVVPNPPSGRGERSWWLGQLVEAAPMATWPVRLGGRTADELVALPVADDWGDELHAAWCRAAVRQRDAEWSRALLGPPGTPPETGPGTTSLAERAKLLAALPAGERAGWVAEFIAAHGLSEAFQLLGVCQVPWSEPLGRSVVDALDIARDAGSYPWSFSGVMGLAERCLAPEEAGRLEILTATPDEPEGASPGAGGYWSEAFQRLVSTLRLRATMGAELRGPAE
- a CDS encoding SWIM zinc finger family protein, with protein sequence MNQQGVRWTSEQVLALAPDDASRRAGNKLGAAGPWSGAGSSGSGGVWGLCKGSGSKPYQTVVDTTGPAYKCSCPSRKFPCKHALGLLLLWAADEEAVRDSTTPDWAEEWLEGRRKRATDKEQSEAGTGQSAKSADPEAARRRAERRAGRITAGATELERRLADLLRGGLAAAEQSGYGLWEETAARMVDAQAPGLAARVRELGTIPGSGPGWPVRLLEECALIHLLDAAWLGIERLPEPLAATVRTRVGLTSPAAGPPVRDRWLILAQYDSSDGKITTRRIWLYGWESGRAALLLSFGAAGRSPQQALPVGLTIDAELTPYAGAGQLRADLGEQFGAPVAIASPPPGGCTAAALDAYGRALRDDPWLDSWPVTLSGVIPVPTSPGWQLADGDGGTALPIAPAALARSGLLKLVALSGGGPVTVFGECGHQGFSPLAAWSEDGSETVPLI
- a CDS encoding ATP-binding protein, coding for MTVSETGAATGAEALRPHAEDAFADELKTLAAADDRPRPARWRLSPWAVATYLLGGTLPDGTVITPKYVGPRRIVEVAVTTLATDRALLLLGVPGTAKTWVSEHLAAAVSGDSTLLVQGTAGTPEEAIRYGWNYAQLLAHGPSRDALVPSPVMRAMSEGMTARVEELTRIPADVQDTLITILSEKTLPIPELGQEVQAVRGFNLIATANDRDRGVNDLSSALRRRFNTVVLPLPATPEAEVDIVSRRVDQLGRSLDLPAAPEGLEEIRRVVTVFRELRDGVSADGRTKLKSPSGTLSTAEAISVVTGGLALAAHFGDGVLRPGDVAAGILGAVVRDPAADRVIWQEYLETVVRERDGWKDFYRACREVSV
- a CDS encoding DUF5682 family protein; this encodes MTGPLLLGVRHHGPGSARAVRAALEAASPAVVLIEGPPEGDALLALAADEQMRPPVALLAHAVDDPGRAAFWPLAEFSPEWVALRWALGRGVPVRFIDLPAAHSLAPAAEEESASPETADGEPGPPAGAEPPEGGGAGAGAPGAGADSVDPGGPGPVGPSGVAPLSGQPPEGGGAGAAGGPEATPGAAGPAGTLAPDGGTPGAQGGDGAGPHTVGPEHERGAPDPSGLRIDPIAVLAETAGYDDPERWWEDVIEHRGTAAHAADARAPFAALGDAMAALRETYGHGGHDRDLAREAHMRIQLRAARKEFGDEVAVVCGAWHVPALEEKTTLAADKALLKGLPKVKTEMTWVPWTYRRLARHSGYGAGIDSPGWYGHLFGVADRPIERWMTKVAGLLRDEDRLVSSAHVIEAVRLAETLAAMRGRPLAGLTETTDAIRAVMCEGSDVPLDLIRDRLVVGDVLGEVPDAAPAVPLQRDLTRLQRSLRIKPEALERELELDLRKETDAAKSRLLHRLRLLSIGWGEPVTGRGSTGTFRESWRLRWEPELFVKVAEAGVWGTTVLSAATAKAESRAVSATALAEVTALAEQCLLAELPDALPVVMRALADRAALDADVGHLAQALPALARSLRYGDVRSTDTVALGEVAAGIAERICVGLPPACTGLDADGAAGMRGHLDGVHTAIGLLPKGRELIERWGSVLHRLAARDTVPGVIRGRAARLLLDDGRLEEDEAARLMGLALSVGTPPADAAAWIEGFVGGASGGGMLLVHDERLLALVDAWLSGVPADAFTDVLPLLRRTFSAYEPGVRRTLGELVRRGPAAASGPAHAESTMPGFGAGLDGQRADAVLPVLHLLLGIDDNDLAGVAR
- a CDS encoding VWA domain-containing protein produces the protein MSTATENETAGESAAASASGTGGERLRRWRLVLGGDAADGTGCALSGTDAAMDGALNALYGTGKDKAGNRTGNRSAGLGASAPSVARWLGDIRTYFPSSVVQVMQRDAIDRLGLSTLLLEPEMLEAVEADVHLVGTLLSLNKAMPETTKETARAVVRKVVDDLEKRLATRTRSTLTGALDRSARISRPRHRDIDWDRTIRANLKNYLPEFNTVVPERLIGYGRASQSVKKDVVLCIDQSGSMAASVVYASVFGAVLASMRSIATRLVVFDTAVVDLTDQLDDPVDVLFGTQLGGGTDINRALAYCQSQITRPADTVVVLISDLYEGGIRDEMLKRVAAMKASGVQFVALLALSDEGTPAYDHEHAAALAALGAPAFACTPDLFPDVMAAAIEKRPLPISDMVTHQ